Part of the Ammospiza nelsoni isolate bAmmNel1 chromosome 25, bAmmNel1.pri, whole genome shotgun sequence genome, CCTTGGCAGCACTCCATTCCTTGGGCAGCACGGCTTTAACTTCTTTCCAAGTGGGATTGACTTTTCAGCTTGGGGGAATAACAATTCTCAGGGACAATCCACTCAAAGCTCTGGCTACAGCAGCAGCTATGCCTATGCTCCCAGCTCACTGGGAGGGGCCATGATCGATGGGCAGTCGGCCTTTGCCAGCGAGACCCTCAACAAGGCTCCTGGCATGAACACTATTGACCAGGGCATGGCAGCCCTCAAGCTGGGCAGCACGGACGTGGCGAGCAGTGTTCCGAAAGTCATCGGCCCAGCCGTGGGGAGTGGGTCTATCACCAGTAATATTGTGACGTCCAACAGTTTGCCTCCGGCAACGATTGCACCACCAAAGCCAACCTCATGGGCTGACATTGCCAGCAAACCTGCCAAGCAGCAGCCCAAGCTGAAGGCCAAGAATGGCATTGCAGGGCCAAGTCTTCCGCCGCCTCCCATAAAACATAACATGGATATCGGAACTTGGGATAACAAAGGGGCTGTGGCAAAAGCCCCATCACAGACCTTGGTCCAGAATCTTGCTCAGCAGCCGCCACAGGTGTCTccacagcccctgggccagCAGATCAGTAGTAGCCCACCGGTTACCCAGACTCCGGGTGGGCAGCAGCCGCAGGCACTGCCGCTGTCAGCCCCGCTGCCTGTGCCACCCGCACAGCCGACCCGCTGGGTCGCCCCTCGGAATCGTGGCAACGGCTTTGGCCAGAATGGAGTGGACGGTAATGGAGTGGGACAGGCTCAGGCCAGTTCTGGTTCTCCTTCTGAGCCACACCCAGTCTTGGAGAAGTTGAGATCTGTTAACAACTATAACCCCAAGGATTTTGACTGGAACCCAAAGCATGGGCGGGTTTTCATCATTAAGAGTTACTCTGAGGACGATATCCACCGTTCCATTAAATACAACATCTGGTGCAGTACGGAGCATGGCAACAAGAGACTGGATGCAGCCTATCGCTCCATGAATGGGAAGGGCCCCGTATACTTACTGTTCAGTGTCAACGGTAGTGGTCACTTCTGCGGCGTAGCAGAAATGAAATCTGCTGTGGACTATAAcacctgtgcaggtgtgtgGTCCCAGGACAAATGGAAAGGACGTTTTGATGTCAGGTGGATTTTTGTGAAGGACGTTCCCAACAGCCAGCTGCGACACATCCGCCTAGAGAACAACGAGAATAAACCAGTGACCAACTCCAGGGACACTCAGGAGGTGCCTCTGGAAAAGGCTAAGCAGGTGTTGAAAATTATTGCCACCTACAAGCAC contains:
- the YTHDF2 gene encoding YTH domain-containing family protein 2 isoform X1 translates to MSASSLLEQRPKGQGNKVQNGSVHQKDGLNDDDFEPYLSPQARPNNAYTAMSDSYLPSYFSPSIGFSYSLNEAAWSTGGDPPMPYLTSYGQLSNGEPHFLPDAMFGQPGALGSTPFLGQHGFNFFPSGIDFSAWGNNNSQGQSTQSSGYSSSYAYAPSSLGGAMIDGQSAFASETLNKAPGMNTIDQGMAALKLGSTDVASSVPKVIGPAVGSGSITSNIVTSNSLPPATIAPPKPTSWADIASKPAKQQPKLKAKNGIAGPSLPPPPIKHNMDIGTWDNKGAVAKAPSQTLVQNLAQQPPQVSPQPLGQQISSSPPVTQTPGGQQPQALPLSAPLPVPPAQPTRWVAPRNRGNGFGQNGVDGNGVGQAQASSGSPSEPHPVLEKLRSVNNYNPKDFDWNPKHGRVFIIKSYSEDDIHRSIKYNIWCSTEHGNKRLDAAYRSMNGKGPVYLLFSVNGSGHFCGVAEMKSAVDYNTCAGVWSQDKWKGRFDVRWIFVKDVPNSQLRHIRLENNENKPVTNSRDTQEVPLEKAKQVLKIIATYKHTTSIFDDFSHYEKRQEEEENVKKERQGRVK
- the YTHDF2 gene encoding YTH domain-containing family protein 2 isoform X2: MSDSYLPSYFSPSIGFSYSLNEAAWSTGGDPPMPYLTSYGQLSNGEPHFLPDAMFGQPGALGSTPFLGQHGFNFFPSGIDFSAWGNNNSQGQSTQSSGYSSSYAYAPSSLGGAMIDGQSAFASETLNKAPGMNTIDQGMAALKLGSTDVASSVPKVIGPAVGSGSITSNIVTSNSLPPATIAPPKPTSWADIASKPAKQQPKLKAKNGIAGPSLPPPPIKHNMDIGTWDNKGAVAKAPSQTLVQNLAQQPPQVSPQPLGQQISSSPPVTQTPGGQQPQALPLSAPLPVPPAQPTRWVAPRNRGNGFGQNGVDGNGVGQAQASSGSPSEPHPVLEKLRSVNNYNPKDFDWNPKHGRVFIIKSYSEDDIHRSIKYNIWCSTEHGNKRLDAAYRSMNGKGPVYLLFSVNGSGHFCGVAEMKSAVDYNTCAGVWSQDKWKGRFDVRWIFVKDVPNSQLRHIRLENNENKPVTNSRDTQEVPLEKAKQVLKIIATYKHTTSIFDDFSHYEKRQEEEENVKKERQGRVK